A region of Eschrichtius robustus isolate mEscRob2 chromosome 19, mEscRob2.pri, whole genome shotgun sequence DNA encodes the following proteins:
- the ZSWIM9 gene encoding LOW QUALITY PROTEIN: uncharacterized protein ZSWIM9 (The sequence of the model RefSeq protein was modified relative to this genomic sequence to represent the inferred CDS: inserted 1 base in 1 codon): MSGCGWGXCGATGGKREIRWKPLRDARREERREAARGIPGARAGPGLGAGHCGMWTPLRGGRPRMEPPPGTATGQEEQELRERAFFSWAEFSRFFDAWCQQRLALFFVKSSMHLARCRWASAPPLYTLIDVLKYSYVRLVCKDVRAPSRPAVGSPQPGCPAFIIVKLSPLRDRLVVTECQLTHSHPACPLEFAYYFRPGHLLANACLPVRTTNKISKQFVAPADVHRLLSYCKGRDHGVLDALHVLEGLFRTDPEAKVKLVFVEDQAVVETVFFLTSRTRAMLRRFPRMLLVDRLPGLQGALDLLAVLCVDGAGRARQAACCVARPGTPSLLRFALASLLQSAPDVKGRVRCLTAGPEVAAQLPAVRQLLPGARVQICRAQGLETLFSKAQELGGAGREDPGLWPRLCRLAGALSPAAYAEALAELRAHGPAAFVDYFERNWAPRRDMWVRFRAFEAARDLDACALVRGHRRRLLRRLSPSRSVAQCLRDLVAMQWADAAGEAAPDVSDDGGPWLEGELGRGAQVENERMKGLETGNWGGARKEGSFRREAQLEKEWAGGLETRDREGAQVESEKARGLQIRDWRGVHLENQKVRGLEGSVWRGSQLENEHLRGPSIRDWRGRPLEGEKDWGLEDYIWRGAQVEGQRLRGLEEYTWRLAQLEDGRIRLLETPDGRGTLFDYERASSLDGSSWRGALLHDERVSGLKTRDWKGPHLEAEKERGQEVRNWRKVHVEKPLELVPENGDLRGPQWGDGRQRGPEAREERAVRLGVKRRRDLEDVVLVQLGDTRVTGLENGDGGGAQAGGPESRGGQGMECGDTAGGRPGLGNGGSCSTPVGTVLEGDPEWAVTRRTYLAAGESAQEGSGGEGPRASKRPCCPSEEEEVDWEPLAKFRAACGPELAELVAEELAFARQHGTRGFHWTGAGFALKDGTSDFLLDGALTRCSCSIHAARRLPCRHLFAARLLTGAALFHVDLLRDCWGRAPEP, from the exons CGCGACGCACGGCGGGAAGAGAGGCGGGAGGCCGCGCGGGGCATCCCGGGAGCAAGGGCCGGGCCGGGCCTCGGCGCGGGGCATTGTGGGATGTGGACGCCGCTCCGGGGCGG gCGCCCCAGGATGGAGCCCCCACCCGGCACGGCAACGgggcaggaggagcaggagctgcGGGAGAGGGCCTTCTTCTCGTGGGCCGAGTTCAGCCGCTTCTTCGACGCGTGGTGCCAGCAGCGGCTGGCGCTCTTCTTCGTCAAGAGCTCCATGCACCTGGCGCGCTGCCGCTGGGCCAGCGCGCCGCCGCTCTACACTCTCATCGACGTGCTCAAGTACAGCTACGTGCGGCTGGTGTGCAAGGACGTGCGCGCGCCCAGCCGGCCCGCCGTGGG GTCCCCCCAGCCCGGCTGCCCGGCCTTCATCATCGTTAAGCTGAGCCCGCTGCGGGACCGCCTCGTGGTGACAGAGTGCCAGCTGACCCACTCACACCCGGCCTGCCCGCTCGAGTTCGCCTACTACTTCCGCCCGGGCCACCTGCTGGCCAACGCCTGCCTTCCCGTGCGCACCACCAACAAGATCTCCAAGCAGTTCGTGGCCCCGGCCGACGTGCACCGCCTGCTCTCCTACTGCAAGGGCCGCGACCACGGCGTCCTGGACGCCCTGCACGTGCTCGAGGGGCTCTTCCGCACCGACCCCGAGGCCAAG GTGAAGCTGGTGTTCGTGGAGGACCAGGCGGTGGTGGAGACCGTGTTCTTCCTGACGTCGCGCACCCGGGCGATGCTGCGGCGCTTCCCGCGCATGCTCCTGGTGGACCGGCTGCCGGGACTGCAGGGCGCGCTGGATCTGCTGGCGGTGCTGTGCGTGGACGGCGCGGGCCGCGCGCGCCAGGCCGCCTGCTGCGTGGCGCGGCCCGGCACTCCGAGCCTGCTGCGCTTCGCGCTGGCCTCGCTGCTGCAGAGCGCGCCCGACGTCAAGGGCCGTGTGCGCTGCCTCACGGCCGGGCCCGAAGTGGCGGCACAGCTGCCCGCCGTGCGCCAGCTGCTGCCGGGCGCGCGCGTGCAGATCTGCCGGGCGCAGGGCCTGGAGACGCTCTTCAGCAAGGCGCAGGAGCTGGGCGGCGCCGGCCGCGAGGACCCGGGCCTGTGGCCGCGCCTGTGTCGCCTGGCGGGCGCGTTGTCGCCCGCCGCCTACGCCGAGGCGCTGGCCGAGCTGCGCGCCCACGGCCCGGCCGCCTTCGTCGATTACTTCGAGCGCAACTGGGCGCCGCGCCGGGACATGTGGGTGCGCTTCCGCGCCTTCGAGGCGGCCCGCGACCTGGACGCGTGCGCCCTGGTGCGCGGCCACCGCCGGCGCCTGCTGCGCCGCCTGAGCCCCTCGCGCAGCGTGGCGCAGTGCCTGCGCGACCTGGTGGCCATGCAGTGGGCCGACGCGGCTGGGGAGGCGGCGCCGGATGTCTCCGACGATGGGGGCCCTTGGCTGGAGGGTGAGCTGGGGAGGGGAGCCCAGGTGGAGAACGAGAGGATGAAGGGCCTGGAAACCGGAAACTGGGGCGGGGCGCGGAAGGAAGGAAGTTTTCGGAGAGAAGCCCAGTTAGAGAAGGAGTGGGCCGGAGGGCTGGAGACCAGAGACCGGGAAGGGGCTCAGGTAGAAAGTGAGAAGGCGAGAGGGTTGCAAATCCGAGACTGGAGAGGGGTCCACTTGGAGAACCAGAAGGTGAGAGGGCTAGAGGGGAGTGTCTGGAGAGGGTCCCAGTTGGAGAACGAGCACTTGAGAGGGCCCTCGATCAGAGACTGGAGGGGGCGCCCGTTGGAGGGTGAGAAAGACTGGGGACTGGAAGATTATATCTGGAGGGGGGCCCAGGTGGAGGGCCAGAGGTTGAGAGGATTGGAAGAGTATACCTGGAGGCTGGCCCAGCTGGAGGATGGAAGGATTAGGCTGCTGGAGACCCCAGACGGGAGGGGGACCCTGTTTGATTATGAGAGGGCCAGCAGTCTTGACGGGAGCTCCTGGAGGGGGGCCCTGTTGCACGATGAGAGGGTAAGTGGGCTGAAAACCAGAGACTGGAAGGGGCCGCATTTGGAAGCAGAGAAGGAAAGGGGGCAGGAGGTCAGAAACTGGAGGAAAGTCCACGTGGAGAAGCCCCTGGAGTTGGTCCCCGAGAACGGAGACCTAAGGGGGCCCCAGTGGGGAGATGGGAGGCAGAGAGGGCCAGAGGCTAGAGAAGAGCGAGCGGTGAGGTTGGGTGTGAAAAGAAGAAGGGACCTCGAGGATGTAGTTCTGGTCCAGCTGGGGGACACGAGGGTGACAGGCCTGGAGAATGGGGATGGAGGGGGAGCCCAGGCTGGGGGCCCCGAGagcagaggagggcaggggatggaGTGTGGGGACACAGCAGGGGGCCGTCCAGGGCTGGGGAATGGAGGCTCGTGCAGCACTCCCGTGGGGACTGTGTTGGAGGGTGACCCAGAGTGGGCAGTGACAAGGAGGACGTACCTGGCGGCCGGAGAGAGCGCGCAGGAAGGAAGTGGAGGAGAAGGCCCAAGGGCATCAAAGAGGCCTTGCTGCCcctcggaggaggaggaggtagaCTGGGAACCCCTGGCCAAGTTCCGAGCGGCCTGCGGGCCAGAGCTGGCAGAGCTGGTGGCCGAGGAGCTGGCCTTCGCCCGGCAGCACGGGACCCGCGGGTTCCATTGGACAGGAGCTGGCTTTGCCCTGAAGGACGGCACCTCGGACTTCTTGCTGGACGGGGCCCTGACGCGCTGCAGCTGTTCCATCCATGCCGCCCGGCGTCTGCCCTGCCGCCACCTCTTCGCCGCGCGCCTGCTCACGGGGGCAGCCTTATTCCACGTGGACCTGCTCAGGGATTGCTGGGGGAGAGCCCCCGAGCCCTGA